A segment of the Candoia aspera isolate rCanAsp1 chromosome 8, rCanAsp1.hap2, whole genome shotgun sequence genome:
CTCCTGAATCATGGACCAGCGTCGCTTTTGGCACCAACCAAGCAGTGACCTACGGTTAACGTTTTAGTGCTTCATTTAACACCAGTGTAGGTTGCAATCATTTCAACACCAGGACTCAAATGGACAGAGGTAAATAAGAACTGGGCCCCCACGCTGCAGACATGCTACATAGCAGAGTGTTCAGAAGAACGAGAGGTGTGGACCAAGTAGCTGGAAGAGAGCTACTTGGGAATAAAGTAGCAAAGGACCTCTGAAAAGGCGTTGTGCTAAGGAGGAATGATGGTTTGGTCCTCAGAAGCACAACGTTACTTTGCTGGCATTATGAGCAGGAGTGTAGAATGGCTTGAATCTCTACTGCTAACAAGGAAAAACAGGATGCCTGCCAATATTACTTGGGTTTTGGAAAACAGACGAAATTGTGCTGCAAAGACCACAAAACTGGATTCTGTGTGGATAAGCATCACTAGCTCTGTTTTAAGGTCCTACAAAGAAAGAAGactctaaaaacaaaaaacaaaaacatgagatTGATGCAGAATTGTCTTAAGCCCTGGAGAGTACAAAGCACATATATATTATAGTGACAATATTTATTTTGGTAATGCATTATAGACTATATAttgaattattttacattttaaagcctTTTAGAGATGGGACTGGACAGGTTAATATGCTGTCATTATCATCACCTTGATCATAACAAGGTTCATTTTCTGTTTGGAAACATATTGGTTAGAAAAATAATCAATAGGACACTTCAAAAATTATAATAGACTTCTGGGATCCAACCCTCCTTTCCTCCCAAATCCTCAAATGCCACAAagctttgcattttattattctgatgtaaTAAATGCAACCAAGGCCCTTTCTGCAACAAAGTATTAGAATTTTTAATAATTGGAAGCTGGACTGATAGTTGCATACAAAATTTACATGTGTTATCCAGTTGTCCAATCAAATGTGCCACATTTGTGAGAGCCAGTCTTTTAAGATTGCAGTGAACAAAATAGGTAAGCAAACTGAAAAAAACTCATCACAGATTGACCAATAACATAAAAGGTATCCAAGCCTTAGGGCTGTGTGTGATTTATGTATAATCCAATTTGAAATGTCAAACAGATTTGGGaaattaattcaattcaattgttTAACTGAGTCAACCTGGATTTCTGCATCAATTCAGAAAAAGCTATTTCCACCTATAGACCTAAGTACTGAAAATCATCCAAATCGATTGGCAGGTAACCAATTCATTTCAATAATTCAAATCAATTTTTGGATCAATCGATTTGATCTGGAGATTCAACTCAATCAAATCCAGTCTCTGGATCAGATATTTACCTATCCTTTCAATGCACAATTTTGGAAAGGGAGGAGGATGGGTTCCAGCCAAAGGACTATTATTTTCCAGATCTTTTAGTGGGAATAAGAATGTGTACTTCTTTAACAATGCAATCAGAAGTTTAAGGTAAGAACTTAAGTTTGCCTCTATCTAAGGCTCAGATAAGAGAGCAGGGAACAAAATAACTGGGATAGGAAAAGGCTGAAGGCATGGCTGTCATATCAGATGCCTGTTTTTACTATGCAGTACCAAAGAAACATCTATCTTCAGCAGCTATAAGCCTCTCATAAAATCTAACTTAGCAATCAATCTTTCTGTATTCATACAGATGGGCTGGCTGCTAACTGAATTGGTTCACAGCCTGATGGACTATTGAATGCAAGCCTGTTATCTACTAGCCACCTGGGGAAGAACATTAATTAATGGACCATGCGtagtcttctcttctttttcttcacctCCTCTGCCTTCACCTTCTCCTGCTCCTCACAAAGCACATtggccattcaaaagagacatcaGAACCTTTCCCCAAATCAGAATGTACGAATGCCATCTAGAGATTTTCCCCAGCTATTTTCACAGGGTCAAGGGACGCCCTCCTCCAGGCTTTCTCGTCATGATGCTAACAGTTGCAAATCACAAATCAGTAGATGGAATTGCCTTCGACCTGAAAGTCCTGAATAGAGAAAAACAATCATTTTTCTGAGGAGAGTTGCTGCTGCAGCTTTTGCTCTTCATTTGTTTCAACATGGTGTTTGTCCCACTTCCTCAGTTGTCCTACCTCCTCCTTCAGTTCTGCGTCGTCGTTAGAATTAAAGCATTGCACGCTTTCTTTGAGCAATAATAGGCTTTAAAATACCTCTTATCAATGGTAAAATTGGCACGGCATGCACTTAACCAAGTTAATGCATTCCCTGATTAAATAGGCAAACTTCTAAAAAGTTCCAAAAAACCCTGCTGAATAACGCCATGGGTACCGCCTACCTACCAGAAGTGAGTaattgtccttttcttctcttttcatgtGAAAATGTCATCATACGTGAGTTCCCAGTGCTCACCGCTGCTTCATAAACTCAAGTCAACAATGATGTGTTCAAATATTTGTGTGTGGCCTTTAAAActggaagcaaagaaaaaatcTCGTCTATCGGTTGACACAGCTGTGAAGGAGCGAGGTGCCTGCACGTAGATctccttaaatattttaaagagctTTTTCTCGTCGTCCCACTGGAATATTTGGGAGAAAGTATAGTCACTTCCCAGGGCAAGGTAGTGATGGTTCTTAAAGGCGAAAGGCTGTAGGGTCATGGCTCCCCGGGAAGGAAGAGCCTGAACCTCCACGAAGTGTTTGCTGTTCCATTTCATTACTCTTGAGTCGCCGATAAACCTGGTGAGTGAGATGTAGAGGTTGTCCTGTATTCGAAAACTTTTCACAGCCAACACATCTTCCATGTTGGGTATCTCACTGTGTGGAAGAAACTTTCTGAAATTTTTGTTCCACTGCAGGATAATAGGAATCTGCGAGCGACTTGACAGGATCAGATGAGATTTTCCATCTATATCAACAAACTCGGCATCTGTGTCCCGGAACCATTCATGCAGGGACTGGTAAGAGTAGAACCCCTTGTTGTTCCATTTATAGACAGTGGTCAAACCAGCTTTTGAACTATCCGCAATGACAAAGAAGGTTTCACTCTCTATCTGAAAGAGTTCTATATCGTTTGGCTTGGAAATGCGGGAAACTTCTATGTCCTGGAATTTGACAAATTTGGTCCAGCTTTCCTCATACTTATAAATGTGGGAGCCACCAAAGAGTTGAGCCACCACCACAAAAACCTGATCTTCAATCAGGATAGCTTTGCAACCCACTATGGATTGACCTGTTGACTCAAACAAAGTAACTATGTTAGCAAAGTACAGACCTACTATTTAAACAAGCCATTGGCTAAGTAGTTCTCATTGTTTTCAAGGTGTCTGGAAAATAGGGCCAGACATCTTTCCATTGAGCATATCATGGTTACAAATGTGCAAGCCTAATTAGATCAACCTCAACCAGATTCACATATTACAGCAAGCCATaaaatggtttattttgtttggcttagcatgtgaaTCCATTCAGTTAGGATGTCTCAGGTGGGTCTGAGGACTTTTTATGTTAACTTTTATCAGACAACGAAGCTTTTGATACACTTAATGTTGTAAAGTTGTACACAGCAGCTGTCAATATCTGTAAACAACTGAGTAATTTTATTTCTCTTGAGTAATATGCTCATATGGAACTCTTTAGGCAATTTTTACACTGTTGGTATTTAAATACTGTTTTACCAGCACTCAGTCACAGAAATCCAGGCAACCATTATGTGGCAGCAAACAATTAGATTCTTTAAGATTTATTTTCTGGCATCTAGTGGGCATCTAAATTTTTGCATCTGTAGTATGATACAGGTCTACCTTATAAATGCATTTGAAGTCTTCCCTAAGCAGGAGACCCTCAATGAATTGTGGCAATAGTGCCTTACTGCACTGGAGGATCTCCTAGGTCACCATGAAAAATTAGCCTTACCTAGATTCTCAATAGCAATTATGGCACCACTAGATCTCTGTTTAGAAATTTGGaatgtgtggagtccttggtgctctctgagcttggttgtttgctgatgatgttacctagttgggtaatgaaacatctgcaagcaaacaactatgctcagagagcaccaaggactccacagttcaaccctgagctacagatattctcttctattggatttgAAATATGCACCCTTGCATAAGGGAAAGGGGGGAAGTAAAACTCAGCTGATCCCAAGTTTTCCTGGGTTGATCAAGAATTGGCCAGTGGCCTAGAAGAGGACTGTGGTTTGAGATTGTTACTGCTGCTAGAACGCTGCTGGCACTGAGGTCCTTCTCTTGCAGATATCAGCCAAGTGTTTCGTGAGAAAATGCGGTGGTGGTCACTTGGTTAGGGAGACAACAAAATTTCAGCCTAAGTGTGCATCTTGCAGCTGTAATAAAAGCTTTCCATCtcaatctgtttttttcttttgggactgccTGGTTTAGACATGCCTGGTCATCCTGGGGGGACCTCCTGTGTTTACCCAGATAAAGGGAACAGGGATCTCAACCACTGTTCCTAAATCTAACACCAATGATACATTTAAAGGGAATAGATTAAGATTACAGGTGAAAGTTTAAGCTTTTGCGTTCCACTGCCGTCCTCCCAAACCTGCTGTTTTCTACTAGGAAAACCAGGTGGGACAAGGCTTACAGTAGCCTCCTCCTCAGTGTTATGGCTCCAGACCAATCTTAACCCCTTCTCCAGCTCTTGGATTGTCATTGCTAGTTTTTTCTCGTAGCAGATTCAGACATGGATGAACAGTGCAGAGCTACACAATCAGAAATGGGCCAGAGAGTCCATCCCATTGGATGCATGGTGTGTTATCCTGAGAAATCAAATATACATACAAAATGGAGTGTGCTTCATGAAATGCTGTGCCATAATATAGTTGCCAGAGATGCCACAAGCCTGTCATTTTTACTGCAGCAGGGTACCATAGCTATGCCTCTTCAAATTGGTGTTTAGTGGCTCCCAGTAAGATTAAACACAGTTAGCAATTCTGTAGAGGTAAACCTATCCTAACCAAAGAGATCCACACAGCATTCCACTTCTCTATGTAGATAATCTTTTTTTCTCATAGCAATATACTTTAGAGAGGCTAAAGATATTTCTCCCCCTTGTCTCCTATGAATTATTGTCGGTTGGGATCTAGTCATTTTTTTCCTTACCCAAGATTCATCCAGTTGCACCTTGTAGTTCAGAAATCCATTTCTTGCCCCAGCTAGAACATGCTTCATATCTCCACAGTACCCATTTTGCAAGTTAGTGCTAATTTTAATTTGCTCCATGGCTCCAGCTGAATTTCCCAAGAGACCAGTAAGAGATAACTCTTccaaaacctcaaaaaaacctcaACACCTTCACTGAATTAGAAAATCCACCCAATACCCCAAAACTAAGCAATTAAACTTAAGACAGAAGCATTCATTTTTTACCAGTAATGTTGTCATAACTCCTGAAGTTCTTCTCAATGTGATCCCATTCTAACACCATGCAGTTTTCCATACTGGGCTGTGCAATGGCTACATAGACATCATTTTTTGAGTTGAATGTGTCAATCGACACTGACTGGTAGGGTAAAATCTGATGAACAACAAAATCTGTAATCATATTTAATTGAAAACAAACATGTTACAATTGAACTTGGCAGGATACATGAAGTTGTTAAGtgtttactgcagtgtttctcaaccttggcaacttcaagctgtgtggacttcaactcccagaattccccagccagccatgggagttgaagtccacatagcttgaagctgccaagattgagaaacactggtttactgGAAATACCTGAATTGGTGAAGCTAGCCCTGAGCTACAAGAATATATACTATTATTTCTACACATTCATTCAGATTCTCCAGATCCCTTCCTAGCTCTTGTTGCCTGTTGTATAATCCACATATTATGGTGGGGGATTCTGAATTAATCCGTGGAGAAAACAATTAACAACTGAGCATGTTATTTCTTTCATGCTGTCCTTAAAAGACGCTAAAAGACAGCAACTTAAATGTTATGATCCGTTTGCTCCAAAGTGAGAAGACTCAGAAGGACAATTTTAACCATTTGTTTCATGGGGCAAGACTCTGAAGAATTCTGCTTAACACTGTTGCAAcagttcataaaaaaaaataatcccatttCCATTCTATAGATGGGCCATGAGAGTGttacttccctaatggctttgtcCTGCTTTTTCAGCGTTTTCCTTCTCCTGCTGTTCTTTGGAAAAGTAGAACACAATTTGCTGATTTTATCCCTTCTAAGCACAATTTCCCTTTCCCCATTAATGATCAGATTAAGTAGCAACTGTTTGGCTGGAAAACTTCCAAACCCCCCTCCCTTGTCAGATCTCTGgttgcaaagtgaaaaaaaaaaaagctttcaattCAGCATTAGAGAAGTTTCAAGACATGACCAAATTGCATAGATCGCTTCTCCTTAGCCTGAAAGTTGTGACGTGATCTTTGTTGGGGAGCAAATAGATTAAACatcaataacaataatattttgtTGCCCTTCGCCCTACAATCTCAATCTTTATAACACCAAAACAGGCCAATTTTATTAGTCTGGTGGGAGAAGAAGATTGTTACTGAGAATGATTCATGCGTGGATCCTCCTCTTATCCCAGTTGAAAAGTCTTGAGCCTTAACTCAAAGAATATGATTTCAATTACTACATCACTGATATTACTGGTGAAAAATCATAAACAATACTAATGTTGCATATACTTATGAAGGAATAAGGAAAATGCACGTGAAGAGAGAGCATCAACAGGAGTTTTGCACATGGTCTGGTCAATACAGATAATTGCCAACAGATGTTAAGACAATCTGAACTGATGAAAAATTCTTCATGCATGACCCAGCTAATGGGCAGTTTTGTACAATGCTCAGATTACTATGAAGTGTATCATTCTCAAATGGAGAAAGATATGTTGAAAATAATTAGGAAAAGGTGAGAAGTAGCAAGAACGTAGCAACTGTCTGTAACTCTTTAAAGCGGCTATGTCTTTTCCAATCatgctgccctgtgctctgatgcaTCTTTTCTGAATTAGTCCTGGAATATTGCCCAGCTATACATTATTAGCCAATAAATATACTACCTGAGTGAGAGTCCTATGCTGTCAGAAAAACTTTCTATGCCTTCATGAAACGTTTATCATCTCCAGTGTTTACCTATGTCCCCAATGAACTCATTAAGCACAAAAGTTGCCACATGGAGTTAATGGTCACTTCTTGACCCAGTCCTTTACAAGAATGAATACTAAAGCAGATATAAACCCAGGGATCATTAAGGAAACTTTAGATTATATTTTtgtaagaggaggaggaaaatttgAAATAAGAGGTGCGCATGGCTGTGGCTATTACTGCTGAGACACATGGATGTACTGCATTACTTGGAAAGGCCACATGCCTAACtattttttatctctttttcatTTCCTATCCATCACATCTCCATGtagctttattatttattgtctCCCCTTCTTTTTGCTGGGCCACCATCTCTTACCCCATGTCCATCTTGGACTTTGGCGGGGTGTTTCTTCTAGGAGACAGAAGAGACTTGTATGAACGTGGGCACCCTTGTATGTGTTCAGTGTGAGAAAGTGGTCTGAGTGCATGTGAGAGAGAACATGGTTCATCTAAGCAAATAGTGGATCAACTGAATTTACTGAAGGGGCGTATTACTTTACAGGCAATTCACTTTAATCCATATTTattaatcctttttttcttttttcttggtccTAGGTCTGTCAGTCCCTTTGAGAATAATAGAAGACACCCACTAATATTTTCCTGTTCTAGGATTcccgttgttgttgtttattcgtttagtcgcttctgactcttcgtgacttcatggaccagcccacgccagagcttcctgtcggtcgtcaacacccccagctcccccagggacgagtccgtcacctctagaatatcatccatccatcttgcccttggtcggcccctccactctccctagcatcagcaccttggTGGCATAAATATCCAGGCTTGGTTTCATCTAGCGTTAGAAACTTAGTTTGACATCATGGGCATTACACAAGACATTTcccttctgtcctaacagtcagaaatcacgctgagacgaggagtaggtctctagtgtttattactgctacataagacagaaaatcctaacgaactgaagaagcgtgggaaaaacccagacagatgaaccccaaaagtgGGGTTGAATGTCATGCTGCCTTTAAAACAGCTCCATTCTCCTATTGTTTTATGAAACACAGCAATAGCAAGAGTGCAATCAAAAAGGAGGCACCCATgcataaaaagggaaaaataagccACAGATAATATTCTATCCAATCTTTTCTCTATTTGCAGTAGACATTTCTCTAAAGAGAAAGGCAACATTTCATTTTAACTGTGGCTTGCTTGGGTAACTAGAATAGGAGAAAACAGTGCATTTCTGCCCTTTCTTTGAATCTACAATTAAATGCTGAGTTTCAGGTCAATCTAGATGTTCCAGAGTACACCTTCATTTTATGTCTCTCTGACCCCTACAACACAGAATGAAACTCATCATATGACATGAACAAATTACATTTCTTCCCTGGGTGTGTTCCATAAGTGGCCACCATTAGCACGACAGACAAACATGTAGCTAtcatataaacaataaaaagtgTTATGGCATCCTGGAATGCAGAAATAGTCACAGGATGCAGGTATTCTGGAGACTGGAAAGAACATCAGTTAAGCATCAGACCAAGGCCATCTCtaacttttaattaattccaTCATTAACTTTAGCTAGATTTTCATACAAAGGCCATTGTAATTGTGTGATCCTATGGATGATTAATAGGAAGTCCCAGTATGTTTATTGTGGCTTGTTTCAGACTATTATAAAGTTGCAAAGAACTAAAGG
Coding sequences within it:
- the LGI2 gene encoding leucine-rich repeat LGI family member 2, translating into MAGGRAGGGGGAFWPLLLLLAAACLLQRAQLRKLLRCPATCSCTKESIICVGSASVPRSLPGDISSLSLVNGTFSEIKEKMFSHLPSLQLLLLNSNSFTVIRDDAFGGLFHLEYLFIEGNKIETISRNAFRGLRDLTHLSLANNQIKALPRDIFSDLDSLIELDLRGNKFECDCKAKWLFLWLKMTNSTVSEVLCVGPAEFQDKKLNDASSFDDECTTTDFVVHQILPYQSVSIDTFNSKNDVYVAIAQPSMENCMVLEWDHIEKNFRSYDNITGQSIVGCKAILIEDQVFVVVAQLFGGSHIYKYEESWTKFVKFQDIEVSRISKPNDIELFQIESETFFVIADSSKAGLTTVYKWNNKGFYSYQSLHEWFRDTDAEFVDIDGKSHLILSSRSQIPIILQWNKNFRKFLPHSEIPNMEDVLAVKSFRIQDNLYISLTRFIGDSRVMKWNSKHFVEVQALPSRGAMTLQPFAFKNHHYLALGSDYTFSQIFQWDDEKKLFKIFKEIYVQAPRSFTAVSTDRRDFFFASSFKGHTQIFEHIIVDLSL